One genomic region from Amphiprion ocellaris isolate individual 3 ecotype Okinawa chromosome 20, ASM2253959v1, whole genome shotgun sequence encodes:
- the gskip gene encoding GSK3-beta interaction protein: MEIDCQPEESIVSAFDEDCVELGDVKDMRLEAEAVVNDVLFAVAEMHVSQSLSSASDVAYINVETREGNRYCLELTEAGLRVVGYAFDQVDEDLSTQYHETVYSLLDTLSPGYREAFGNALLQRLERLKQNGQ, translated from the exons ATGGAGATAGACTGCCAGCCTGAGGAGTCCATTGTCTCTGCTTTTGACGAAGACTGTGTTGAGCTTGGTGACGTGAAGGACATGAGATTGGAGGCGGAAGCTGTGGTCAACGACGTTCTCTTTGCCGTGGCTGAAATGCACGTATCACAAAGTCTCAGCAGTGCATCGGATGTGGCCTACATTAACGTGGAAACAAGAGAGGGGAATCGTTATTGTCTGGAGCTCACGGAAGCCGGACTGAGG GTGGTGGGCTACGCTTTCGATCAAGTGGACGAGGATTTGAGCACCCAGTATCATGAGACTGTTTACTCCCTTCTGGACACGCTCAGTCCGGGTTACAGAGAAGCCTTTGGAAATGCTTTGCTCCAGCGGCTGGAGAGGCTGAAGCAAAACGGACAGTAA
- the LOC111572688 gene encoding NPC intracellular cholesterol transporter 2, which yields MDSRTGLIVLLCLMGFTWAVPVKFLDCGSTSGKVSIVDINPCPSQPCQLHKGQSSSVNVTFNSGVESHTATAVVHGIIAGVPVPFAIPNADGCKSGIQCPIQKQQIYHYETELPVKSEYPSIKLVVEWELRDDNKNDLFCIRFPVQIV from the exons ATGGATTCCAGGACCGGTTTAATTGTTTTGCTCTGCTTGATGGGCTTCACCTGGGCTGTACCAGTGAAGTTCCTGGACTGTG GTTCGACTTCTGGTAAAGTTAGCATCGTGGACATTAATCCTTGTCCCAGCCAGCCGTGCCAGCTACACAAAGGCCAGTCCTCCAGTGTCAATGTGACCTTCAACAGTG GTGTCGAGAGCCATACAGCCACAGCTGTGGTTCACGGTATCATTGCTGGCGTCCCGGTCCCGTTTGCCATTCCCAACGCCGACGGCTGCAAGTCTGGAATCCAGTGTCCCATCCAGAAGCAGCAGATTTATCACTATGAGACTGAACTCCCTGTGAAGTCTGAGTATCCTTCA ATAAAGCTTGTTGTGGAGTGGGAACTGAGAGACGACAACAAAAACGACTTGTTCTGCATCAGGTTCCCAGTTCAGATTGTCTAA
- the LOC111572687 gene encoding iron-sulfur cluster assembly 2 homolog, mitochondrial, whose protein sequence is MTPCSFTPKPRERRFLVLDGWGQTHQYLLWKMSFVRGAMISASKSKILTLARASTRLNSLSVSEQLHRLAQSSQPLYATGLRCFSNASIQEKTGASGPSEDKVHLTESCVKRLGEIMEKGEFLRIHVEGGGCSGFQYKFSIDSNKNEEDRVFEQGGVGVVVDQDSLEFVKGATVDFSQELIRSTFQVLKNPQADHGCSCGSSFSVKL, encoded by the exons ATGACTCCTTGTTCCTTTACCCCAAAGCCCCGAGA GAGGCGTTTTTTGGTCCTCGATGGGTGGGGCCAAACTCACCAATATCTGTTATGGAAGATGTCATTCGTACGAGGAGCAATGATATCTGCGTCGAAGTCCAAAATATTGACCCTTGCTAG GGCATCTACTCGTCTCAACAGCCTCAGTGTGAGTGAACAGCTACACCGGCTTGCTCAAAGCTCACAGCCCCTTTATGCAACGGGGCTTCGCTGCTTCAGCAACGCCTCCATCCAGGAGAAGACAGGAGCGTCAGGGCCATCTGAGGATAAAGTGCATCTCACTGAGTCATGTGTGAAG AGACTAGGGGAGATCATGGAGAAAGGCGAGTTCCTGAGAATACATGTGGAGGGAGGAGGCTGCTCTGGGTTCCAGTACAAATTTTCTATCGACAGCAACAAGAATGAGGAGGACAG AGTGTTCGAGCAGGGAGGAGTGGGCGTTGTCGTGGACCAGGACAGCCTGGAGTTTGTGAAAGGAGCCACTGTGGACTTCAGTCAGGAGCTGATCCGTTCCACCTTCCAAGTGCTGAAGAATCCTCAGGCTGATCACGGCTGCTCCTGTGGCAGCTCCTTCTCTGTCAAACTATGA